A window of Gossypium hirsutum isolate 1008001.06 chromosome D13, Gossypium_hirsutum_v2.1, whole genome shotgun sequence genomic DNA:
ttgaggagaaaaatggcagcagcatcgtcattagcaaggactactgtgacaaatgcaaaatttgaagtagagaaatttgacggtaccaataattttggtatgtggcagtgtgagatcctggatgtcttatgtcagcaagagctggatatagcccttgaagaaaaacctgacaagatggatgacaaggagtgggccaagattaatagacaggcgtgtggtacaatccgcctatgtttggccaaagagcagaagtactccgtcatgagggagacatcagcgaagaagctgtgggatacattggaagaaaagtttctaacgaaaagtcttgaaaataggctttatatgaaaaagaaactttttcggttcacgtatgcacccggtatgtcgatgaatgaccatgtgaactcattcaataaaattttagcagacttgctaaatttggatgagaaatttgaagatgaagacaaggcattattgttgttgaattcccttcctgatgaatatgatcatcttaccaccacattgcttcatgggaaagattcaatcacatttgatgcagtctgtagtgcgttgtatagatctgagactcgaaagaaagataaaagagatcacagagatacaactgcagaagtcttaacagtaagaggtcgttcacacagcagcaaacctggtagaaggggtaagtccaaagggagacccgccaaagatgaatgtgccttttgtcgtgagaaagggcattggaaaaagaattgtcctaagttacaaaagggcaagtctatttctaatgcatgtgtagcggaacatgatgaggagtcagactttagcttggttggcatggcaatggcatgtcaaacggatgagtggatattggactcgggatgtacttaccatatgtgtcctaataaggactggttttctagtcttgaagaactagaaggtggagttgtttttatgggcaatgatagtgcctgtaagacaatgggtgtaggtacaatcaaattgaagaaccatgacggctcaatccaagttctgacagatgttcgctatgtacccagcttgaagaaaaatctcatctcattaggggccctagaatctaaagggctcacaatcactttgagagatggattactaaaggtagtagctggggtattgacggtgatgaaaggcactagaagaaataacttgtactatttaaatggaagtacagttattggatcaacatcaacagcttctgcgaaagatgcagattcagaggctaccaggttatggcataggcgattgggacatgctggtgaaaaagctttgcagactttggcgaagcaaggcttgttgaaaggtgcaaattcttgcaaattggaattctgtgaacattgtgttctgggcaagcagacgagggtaaattttggttcagcaattcacaatacgaaaggaattctggactatgttcacagtgatgtgtggggacctaccaaagtggcttctttgggaggtatgcactattttgtcacttttcttaatgattattcaagaaaagtatgggtgtatctaatgaaaagaaaaaatgaagttttggatgcatttctgaagtggaagaagatggtggagactcagacaggtcgaaaggtcaaacgacttcgatcagataatggtactgagtacaaaaatgatccatttctacaagtatgtcaagatgagggcattgtgcgacacttcactgttcgagatacaccacagcagaatggggtggcagaacgcatgaatcggactatactggagaaagttcgatgtatgttgtccaatgctggattgggcaaggaattttgggctgaggcagttacatatgcgtgccatctaattaaccgattgccatcagctgcaataaatggaaaaactcctatggagatgtggactggtaaacctgctactgattatgattctttacatgtttttggttccactgcatattatcatgtaaaagaatctaagttagacccaagagcaaagaaagcattattcatgggtataactggtggtgtaaaagaataccgtctctggtgtcctgatacaaggaagattgttttcagtagagatgtaacttttgatgaatcaaccatgatgaagaacgaggattcacaaaaggatgacaaaaccagtagtactttgcagcaggtggagtttgaaaaggttaatgatgatccagctaatattgaaagaacaaatgatgaagaagtttcgacccaagaacttctacagcaacaagattcaattgcatataggaggccaagaagagagattcgtaagcctgctcgctttgacgatatggtggcctatgcacttccaattgcagatgatgatgttccttccacttacacagaagcaataagtaactctgatggtgtaaagtggaagcaagctatgaatgaagaaatgcagtctcttcataaaaataggacttgggagttggtgagactgcccaagggaaagaaggcaattggatgcaaatgggtatatgcaaagaaggaaggatttcctggtaaaaatgaaattcgatacaaggctagattggtagcaaaaggttacgctcagaaagaaggaatagactacaatgaagtgttttctccagttgtgaagcattcgtctattcgaattttgctagccttggttgcgcaatacgatcttgaactagttcagcttgatgtgaagacagcatttttacacggtgatttggaagaggaaatctatatgactcagcctgatggattcaatgttgctgataaagaaaattgggtttgcaaactgacaaagtcgctttatggattgaaacaatctccgaggcagtggtacaagcgatttgatcagttcatgaaagggcaaaggtacacaagaagtaaatttgatcattgcgtatattttcagaagctacaagaaggaactttcatatacttgctcttatatgttgatgatatgctaatagcatctaagagcaaagttgagattgagagattgaagactcaactcaatctcgagtttgagatgaaagatctaggtgaagctaagaagattcttggcatggaaatatgtagagatagagctcatggcagagttagcttgtctcagaagcagtatttgaagaaagtactacagcagtttggcatgaacgagcagaccaaacctgtaagtaccccgttggcttctcatttcaagctttctgcacaactatctccttcgacgaatacagaacgagaatacatgttgcaagttccgtattctaatgcagtgggtagcttgatgtatgcaatggtgtgtacaagacccgacatttcacaggcagttagtatagtgagcaggtatatgcataatcctggaaaaggacattggcaagctgtgaaatggattctacggtatattcagaagaccgtggatgttggattactgttcaagcaggataatacacttggtaaaggtgttattgggtacgttgattctgactatgccggtgatttggacaagcgaagatcaaccaccggttatgtgtttacacttgctggaggaccaataagttggaagtctacactacagtctacagttgcattgtcaaccacagaagccgagtacatggctgtaacagaggctgtaaaggaggctatttggttacaaggtatggctaaaaccttggggttggttcaggagcatattaacgtgcattgtgatagtcaaagtgctattcatttagcaaagaatcaagtctatcatgcacgtacaaaacatatcgacgtacgattccattttgtgcgggaaattattgaagaggggaaaatttgtcttcagaagatcaagactgcaaataatcccgcagatatgatgaccaaggtggtaacagcaaccaagttcgaacattgtttgaacttgattaatatcctgcaagtttaacagttgaagaaggcactatcaagtattgttgtcaaaggcagaaagaattgtgtgaagataagattatcctaatcaaatcttcaaggtggagattattggaacccacccattgtttgaaaagtcaaaaagggtgggcaccgaaagtagaaagtaaaattggttggcaagttgggttaaaagttggcatgggataattgcaattttggtccctaattgtatagggacattgcaagttgatccttgaacctcaactataaataggcctaaccatttcttactttcttcatcccacacttgccattctctacttaaggcaattgttctctctccctatttgtaaactttcacttgtatttttggagtgaaatatatttggtagtgcccgaggacgtaggcaaaatttgctgaacctcgttaaaattctagtgttctttatttttgttctgcatattttgcaagtgtcattgtagtgatttattgtgctattaaattacgatagagggatattctggctaggaaagatctggtatgtaagcgatcctcgtgatccacctctctttcctgggaattgaacttagtgtgatttttcagtacaataattttactctttcacacgcttccgcgcaacacttTCAATGGAATACTAGAAGAGGTTCTGAACAATCCAAACAGAAAAAATAACATATTGCAACAGAAATCTCGGTACCTGGAAGACAAGGTGTTTATTCAAATCAACGGTGACTTTGTGTGCAACCATCTTCGCAACTGCTTCAAAGAAAATTTTTGTTTAGCAAAGGAATAATAAATTACTAAATCCAAAATCCGAATTCCAAGTCTGTTAATGAATAAAGCACATATGAACTACCCAAATTAAAATGTAATAGAAGATAAATTTTCCTAAAACTCATGGAAGCTGGCGAGTGAGTTCGATTGCTCGGTTACAGCCTCTAAGGAAAGGGGGCAAATTGGATGTTTAAGGCTTCTGGAAATCAAATAATGTGGATAGGGAGAGTAATATATCTGTAGAGCAAAACTGAGAggtgtaaaaattaaataaattagcggcgtttatggggAAAACACTGCTATTGCTTTACCTTTGCGGTGTTTATCAAAAAAACACCGTTATTCCTCTACCTTTTGCGGTGTTTATCAAAAAAACACCGTTATTTCtctaccttttgcggcgtttatgtgAAAAACGTCACTATTGCTTtatattttgcggcgtttatagGAAAAATGCCACTAGTGGTGTATATTTGAGACATTTTCAGTCCAAACGCTattaaaaacaccgctaaaagctTAATTTGCTCTAGTGTAATTAAagtctatattatttttaaattttaaagagtttctattttattttcatgatttttgaatattttaaaattatatatttttaattttttttggaaatataaaaaattaatttttaaaattttagactttttatgtatttataaagAGTAAGGgttaaaattacaaaaactatAAATATCAAGGGCTATAAaagttatttttccttttcctttaaaTGGCCTCGTCAACAAGTAACCGCAAAATTAGATGGAAGTTAGCTCAAGGGCCAAGGTtgttaaatacaaaaaaaatacagAGATTCaatatctcaaaattaaagtatataaattaaattttaaatttcaaaaaatacagGGACCCTCGAAATATTTAAACCTATTGTTCTTATCGAGTTTCTTAGCTAGCAACATGGCAAACCTCAAGTCTTCGATTGACCATGACCTTGAACTTTTCTTTCTATTCGAATTAAAATGCCTTGTAAGACATAAACTATGGAGTATAGCTCGCACTTCAGCATAAACAATGTGTGACATTGCAATGTGGAGGAGCTCTTTGTCCCAACATGCATCCAACATCATGATTCTAGtaattaaattctatattttctttaaattttaaagagtttttatttttttcataatttttgaatattttaaaattatatattttttaatttttagaatttttatgtatttataaagAGTAAGGGTTAAATTGACAAAACCTGTAAATATCAAAGGCTATAAAACTTATTTTGCCTTTTCCTTGAAATGTCCTCGTCaactaataacaataaaattgGATTAAAAAATATAGGGATTCAGTGTATAATATTAAAGTacatggattaaattttaaatttcaaattaaaatattttttgaatggtaaataaaaattctatttattaatttttatgataaaaagttggaaataaaattaataaatatttaaattaaaattgatattaaaaaaacaagaaaaagcttttaaatttttaaattgatatttcaattataaatgacaaaatctgaaataaaaaaatggacTATAAAGTATAGTAGAgaatgtaaaaaaaatgaatatcaataaaataaataaatcacaacattatatataaattttaatttaatgcttaATTATATAAGCAATTACcattaattcatattattttataattaatttattgttaataattaactaaaagaaataaaaagaaggcGGCGAAGAGACCTTAATTAGTTCCTCTAGATTGTTTTCCTAATCCCACAAGAACTGGAACTCTGAACGTAAATAAATTCCCCCACCAGCTTGAGCTAACTTGCGTCTAAACAACTAGTTCAGGGTTTCTCAAATCTTGTTTTTTGGGTtcaattcttctttcttttttatcaGAAACAATCCCATGGCCATCAAAAGAAAACAAGGTTCCGCTAATGCTGAAAACCTAAAAACCAGGTATGTTTTGTctgcttttcttttctactttGCCAACAAGTAACCTCAATTGAGCTCTTCTCCGtctgtttttttgttttatgttagGGACGTAAAAGCCAGAAGAATAGACGAGGAAGACCTAGCCGACAGACTCAGTGAGTTGCCGGACCATGTTATTTTGCACATCATGTCTTTTCTTCCGATTAAAGAAGCAGTTCGAACATGCCTTCTGTCAACCAGATGGAAGGATCTTTTTACTTCCATATCCAATATTGAGCTTGATGGAGTTCTAAGGAATAAGGCTTTACGTAATAGATTCATGAAATTTTCGGATGGATTTCTGTCCTTGCGTAAGGATATCAGCGTGGATAGATTTCGCCTCTGCTGTGGACCCGGAATTGATCATCGCAAGATCAATGAATGGATACTGTACGCAGTAAGGCATGGCGTTAGAGAACTTGACTTGATCTTTCAAAGTAGGTCCTTCGAAACAAGACACTTCACTGAGCTGGAATTCACGGTTTTCACTTGTAAAACACTGCTCACATTGAGATTATTCAACCTTCCAAGTCTCGTCCTGACTATTCCCACCCATTGTTGTCTGCCGAAACTCAAAGTTCTCCATCTTACTTTTCTGAAGTTCTCTGATGATGAATCCATTAGAAGGCTACTTTCCAGCTGCAATTCGCTGGAGGAATTGCTTGTTCAATCATGTGAACTCAGCAACCTAAACAAACTCAGTGTTTGCCATCCTACACTGAAGAGGCTAACCATAAATGGTGGTCATATTGACCCTATTTGTGAACTGGAGATTAACACCCCGAATCTGGTCTGCTTTGATTTCGGCTACTTCTACTGTGAAGAAACAAGGCTCTCACTCATAAACCTAAACTCTCTTTCAGAAGCACGCATTTGTATTGGATTTATAGCTAAGATGTTTTCAAACTTCTGCAATGACACTGCTTCGGCATTTGATTTGATGAGAGCACTCAGTTGTGTTCAATCATTTCATTTAACCGGTATTTGCTTAGAGGTACAAAAAAAATCCCTCTGGATTTCATCTtctagtaaaaaaagaaaaaacagtgACTAAGTGACTTTAACTATAACCAACCTTCCTTTTTCAGATTCAAGCTATTTTACAGAGCCCCAGTCTGATTCCCGAATTTCCAAACTTGACTTCTTTGAAGATGGGTGCCTGCTATGCTGGATGGGAAAACATGCTTGTTAGATGTCCATGTCTTGAAACCCTTGCTTTTGAATTGGAGGTACGAATTAAGGAATGAAATTGCATATTTACATACTATTGCAGTCTTGAACTAGTTTCATTGTAGCTATATATGTTTTGGTCTTGTTTTTCAGGACTTTGGTCCCGTAGATTGGCATACACCGAAGAAAGATCCCTCTTGTTTACAGCATCATATCAAGGCAATCAAGATTTTTGCATTGAAAAGAAAACATGTAGAGTTTCAATTGATCGGGTATCTTTTGAAGAAGGCAGGGGTTTTAGAGAGTTTGACGGTAGAGATCAAAAGCGTGACAAAGAGAGAGAAGAGAATGATGAGTAAAAATATATGTGCACTGCCAAAAGCTTCAAAGAAATGCCATATACTTATTATCTAAGTTGACATAGTAACTATACTTGTTGATTAATATCTTTAAATTTCAACTGTATTGTAGAAAAGGCTGCTATTAGAGTTCACTGATGTTGCCTGCTCATTGTCAAATGTATACGAAATTTCTCTGTACCAGTtttgatttttgaagaaataaaatctgGTTTGAAGGCACTTGAAAATCATTAGCTtctgattttttatatttagttgtTGATGTCATGCACAGAATGACTCCTTCGAATATTGTAAAGTTTGAGGGAAGCTGTTACAAATGGCTCTGAATTTCATCCAGATGCTACACACTAAGTTGTCTACTCAAAGATTGCCACCGAATAACCTGGAAAAAATTTTGACCATGAAAGTTGTTAGCTGTCTTACAAATAAAGAAATGTGGTTGATGAGGTGAAAAATGCATGAAAGTAAGTTCCATTTATAACTGATGAATATCATGTGGTGGTTGAAAGTTTTGGTGCAATAGGCTATAATGCAGCAAGATCTGGTTTGCTACAGAAGAATTGGCTTAGTTGTTGTCCAGTCCTCTCATGAAGTCCATCTTACTCTGTCCAACcacttttcttttacatttttttctttttattacttttcacttaattaatgtTTAGGTGGTTTAAGGATAATAGAAAGTTTCTAGGCAAGAGTTGAGATATTAGGTTTTACAAGTTTACAAATTTGTTTGTGGTTACTCTCTATTTCTCCAAATTTACTGGCAAATGGTGTATGTGGTAATGAGTTTGTATCCAAGACCTTCCTTTTTTTCACTTAATCCTTTACCTTGTGCATCATGCCATTGCAAACACTGTTTCTTGGGATACTGATGCTAATATACTAAAGTTTACCGCAGataattatttaaacaataaattttaataaaatattggatTTACTACTTTCAGACCAAATTGTGGGTATATTTTTGgcgattattttctttttttagtacTGCTAAAGTTAATCGGGGTTGGGGTGTGTGATCCGTAGTCAGGGTAGTTTGGATTACATGGAGCAATGCTTGTATACTGCAAAATCTTTGGGCAGCATGGATAAATGCTTATTTACTTTAAGGGTG
This region includes:
- the LOC107919205 gene encoding F-box/LRR-repeat protein At3g59190, with amino-acid sequence MAIKRKQGSANAENLKTRDVKARRIDEEDLADRLSELPDHVILHIMSFLPIKEAVRTCLLSTRWKDLFTSISNIELDGVLRNKALRNRFMKFSDGFLSLRKDISVDRFRLCCGPGIDHRKINEWILYAVRHGVRELDLIFQSRSFETRHFTELEFTVFTCKTLLTLRLFNLPSLVLTIPTHCCLPKLKVLHLTFLKFSDDESIRRLLSSCNSLEELLVQSCELSNLNKLSVCHPTLKRLTINGGHIDPICELEINTPNLVCFDFGYFYCEETRLSLINLNSLSEARICIGFIAKMFSNFCNDTASAFDLMRALSCVQSFHLTGICLEIQAILQSPSLIPEFPNLTSLKMGACYAGWENMLVRCPCLETLAFELEDFGPVDWHTPKKDPSCLQHHIKAIKIFALKRKHVEFQLIGYLLKKAGVLESLTVEIKSVTKREKRMMSKNICALPKASKKCHILII